The following proteins are co-located in the Bacteroidales bacterium genome:
- a CDS encoding LacI family DNA-binding transcriptional regulator, whose product MPPKKARIKDIAKLAGVSIGTVDRVLHDRGEVAEETRQKVQRILKETNYSPNVMAQVLKSRKRFHLVSLLPEPTEINSYWQKHPVGMARALEELNPFPLVLSVINFDMQSEEDFQKKTATVLDLKPDGVLLAPIFKSESITFCKKLFNDKIPFVFIDGYIEDTDFLAYIGEDIFQSGRVAGQLIDMVTATKKDILVVNIAKNIQNVHHLNNRALGFLSYFDKSGLNKGNKINISIPDPSNKTLYAEMDRILSQNPDVGSIFITGSKSYLIARYLAKRKINTINLIGYDLLDENVKFLKTGVTKFLLGQRPEEQTYKGIKKLFEYLSVHKAPDKIEYLPVDIVTSENVDFFLI is encoded by the coding sequence ATGCCACCAAAAAAAGCCCGTATAAAAGACATTGCAAAGCTTGCAGGTGTCTCAATTGGCACTGTCGACAGAGTATTGCATGACAGAGGCGAAGTAGCAGAAGAAACCAGGCAGAAGGTTCAGAGGATCCTTAAGGAGACAAACTATTCTCCGAATGTTATGGCACAGGTTCTGAAATCAAGGAAAAGATTCCATCTGGTATCCCTCCTGCCGGAACCAACAGAAATTAACTCATATTGGCAAAAACACCCGGTAGGTATGGCTAGGGCTCTGGAGGAACTTAATCCGTTCCCTCTTGTCCTGTCTGTAATAAACTTTGATATGCAGAGTGAAGAGGATTTCCAGAAAAAGACTGCAACTGTGCTTGATCTGAAACCCGACGGAGTTCTTCTAGCTCCCATCTTCAAATCAGAATCAATAACATTCTGCAAAAAACTCTTCAATGATAAAATCCCATTCGTATTTATTGACGGATATATTGAAGACACTGATTTTCTTGCATATATCGGCGAGGATATATTTCAGAGCGGCAGGGTGGCAGGCCAGCTGATTGACATGGTAACTGCGACAAAAAAAGATATCCTTGTCGTAAACATAGCAAAAAACATTCAGAATGTCCATCACTTAAATAACCGTGCACTTGGCTTTCTGAGTTATTTTGACAAATCAGGATTAAATAAGGGTAATAAGATAAACATAAGTATTCCTGATCCATCAAATAAAACGCTTTATGCCGAGATGGATAGAATATTATCTCAAAATCCCGATGTAGGGTCAATCTTTATCACAGGATCAAAATCTTACCTGATTGCCAGGTATCTGGCAAAAAGAAAAATAAACACTATAAACCTTATAGGGTACGACCTTCTTGATGAAAATGTAAAATTTCTCAAAACAGGTGTTACTAAATTCCTGTTGGGACAAAGGCCTGAGGAACAAACTTATAAAGGTATAAAGAAACTATTTGAGTATCTCTCCGTGCACAAAGCTCCTGATAAAATTGAATACCTTCCTGTCGATATTGTAACATCAGAAAATGTGGATTTCTTTTTAATTTAA